One part of the Truepera radiovictrix DSM 17093 genome encodes these proteins:
- a CDS encoding 3D domain-containing protein, translated as MRRHPLYPLCWTLLALLAPLAKAAPEALHTLEVTLTAYASTPDQTEGDPTVTATGQRVRPGIVAVSRDLLKTQLPYGTQVRVVEIRTDDEGCGGYPTSTVFEVQDTMAPERVNEVDIWMPTREEALSWGRCVATLEVVAYPAR; from the coding sequence ATGCGTCGTCACCCCCTCTACCCCCTCTGCTGGACGCTGCTAGCGCTTCTGGCGCCCCTTGCAAAGGCCGCGCCCGAGGCGCTCCACACGCTCGAGGTCACCCTCACGGCGTACGCCTCGACCCCCGACCAGACCGAAGGCGACCCCACGGTGACCGCCACGGGACAGCGCGTGCGGCCCGGCATCGTGGCGGTGAGCCGCGACCTGTTAAAGACGCAGCTCCCCTACGGCACCCAGGTGCGCGTCGTGGAGATTCGCACGGACGACGAGGGCTGCGGCGGCTACCCCACGAGCACGGTCTTCGAGGTGCAAGACACCATGGCCCCCGAGCGCGTCAACGAGGTCGACATCTGGATGCCGACGCGCGAGGAGGCGCTGTCGTGGGGCCGGTGCGTGGCGACCCTCGAGGTCGTCGCCTACCCGGCGCGCTAG
- a CDS encoding E3 binding domain-containing protein → MSAPPIGSLARRLAEENNVDWRRLKGSGDGGCVLERDVLAYLAQVMRGEAPVDPTPEPLPEGLSAWPEELAGGAPEASPWRLDAAPDDDAVEVQEPPPQALVFDLAPPPAAAPPEANPVWGKGAAGVDADALHAACEEVVVLRARVAQLEEERQRHIEELHQLARLQETIDAQRAEQGRFEALQREVQRLGAALAQAQGEAARARELEAALQEREARLERARRFKAKARAEVERLLETVAQLEGELAALKTRPRWKFWG, encoded by the coding sequence ATGTCAGCACCGCCCATTGGGTCCCTCGCTCGGCGCTTAGCCGAAGAGAACAACGTCGACTGGCGCCGTCTTAAGGGGAGCGGCGACGGGGGCTGCGTTTTGGAGCGCGACGTGCTCGCCTACCTGGCGCAGGTGATGCGGGGGGAGGCGCCTGTCGACCCGACCCCCGAACCGCTGCCGGAGGGGCTTTCGGCGTGGCCCGAGGAGCTAGCGGGGGGTGCGCCGGAGGCGAGCCCGTGGCGGCTCGACGCTGCGCCCGATGACGACGCGGTGGAGGTGCAGGAGCCGCCCCCGCAAGCCTTGGTCTTCGACCTTGCGCCGCCACCAGCAGCCGCGCCCCCCGAAGCGAACCCCGTTTGGGGCAAGGGGGCGGCAGGGGTCGACGCGGACGCGCTGCACGCCGCTTGCGAGGAGGTCGTGGTGCTACGGGCGCGCGTCGCGCAGCTCGAGGAGGAGCGGCAGCGGCACATAGAGGAGCTGCACCAGCTCGCCCGGCTGCAAGAGACCATCGACGCGCAGCGGGCGGAGCAGGGGCGCTTCGAGGCGCTCCAGCGCGAGGTGCAGCGGCTCGGGGCGGCGCTCGCGCAGGCGCAGGGGGAGGCCGCGCGGGCGCGTGAGCTCGAGGCGGCCCTGCAAGAGCGCGAGGCGCGCCTCGAGCGCGCGCGCCGCTTTAAAGCCAAGGCCAGAGCGGAGGTCGAGCGGCTCTTGGAGACCGTCGCGCAGCTCGAAGGGGAGCTCGCGGCGCTCAAGACGCGCCCCCGCTGGAAGTTCTGGGGCTGA
- a CDS encoding NADH-quinone oxidoreductase subunit 15 — translation MNERDSSRHSPENPYAPSRPSKPASVPSESPTHVQEGAPQPEGQDAAFYRAWNDLLGWMREYADAHDGAIFEKEADFPDYIYRMERPYDLPTTIMSASLSDPKGRPVLLVNASPRHAVFKEVVLHPFESHTYRKLTYNPQKGALAEGKRPFTKAMLFELADALFHSDAQVPE, via the coding sequence ATGAACGAGCGCGACTCGAGCCGCCACAGCCCCGAAAACCCCTACGCCCCTTCTCGCCCCTCCAAACCGGCGAGCGTCCCGAGCGAGAGCCCGACGCACGTGCAGGAGGGGGCGCCGCAACCCGAGGGCCAAGACGCCGCCTTCTACCGAGCGTGGAACGACCTACTGGGGTGGATGCGCGAGTACGCCGACGCGCACGACGGCGCCATCTTCGAAAAAGAGGCCGACTTTCCGGACTACATCTACCGCATGGAGCGCCCCTACGACCTCCCGACGACGATCATGTCCGCGAGCCTCTCCGACCCCAAGGGGCGCCCCGTGCTCTTGGTCAACGCGAGCCCGCGCCACGCGGTCTTTAAGGAGGTCGTCTTGCACCCCTTTGAGTCGCACACCTACCGCAAGCTGACCTACAACCCGCAAAAAGGCGCCCTCGCCGAGGGGAAGCGCCCCTTTACCAAGGCGATGCTCTTCGAGCTCGCGGACGCGCTCTTTCATAGTGACGCCCAAGTCCCCGAGTGA